A window of the Streptomyces sp. NBC_00250 genome harbors these coding sequences:
- a CDS encoding HAD-IIA family hydrolase, with the protein MAERKPIESWLTDMDGVLIHEGVPIPGADAFIRKLRETGKPFLVLTNNSIYTARDLHARLARMGLEVPVENIWTSALATAKFLDDQRPGGTAYVIGEAGLTTALHDIGYVLTDHDPDYVVLGETRTYSFEAMTKAVRLINAGARFICTNPDETGPSLEGPLPATGSVAALITKATGKDPYFAGKPNPLMMRTGLNAIGAHSETSAMIGDRMDTDILAGLEAGMQTFLVLTGLTSEAEIDRFPFRPSKIVKSIADIVDRV; encoded by the coding sequence ATGGCAGAGCGCAAGCCGATCGAATCCTGGCTGACCGACATGGACGGCGTCCTCATCCACGAGGGCGTGCCGATCCCCGGCGCCGACGCGTTCATCAGGAAGCTGCGGGAGACCGGGAAGCCCTTCCTGGTCCTCACCAACAACTCGATCTACACGGCTCGCGACCTGCACGCCCGCCTCGCCCGGATGGGCCTCGAAGTCCCCGTCGAGAACATCTGGACCTCGGCCCTCGCCACCGCCAAGTTCCTCGACGACCAGCGCCCCGGCGGCACCGCGTACGTCATCGGCGAGGCCGGCCTGACCACCGCGCTGCACGACATCGGCTACGTCCTCACCGACCACGACCCGGACTACGTGGTGCTCGGCGAGACCCGTACGTACTCCTTCGAGGCGATGACCAAGGCCGTACGCCTCATCAACGCCGGCGCCCGCTTCATCTGCACCAACCCCGACGAGACCGGCCCCTCCCTCGAAGGCCCGCTCCCGGCCACCGGCTCCGTCGCCGCGCTCATCACGAAGGCCACCGGCAAGGACCCGTACTTCGCCGGGAAGCCGAACCCGCTCATGATGCGCACCGGCCTGAACGCCATCGGCGCCCACTCCGAGACGAGCGCCATGATCGGCGACCGGATGGACACGGACATCCTGGCGGGCCTGGAGGCGGGCATGCAGACCTTCCTGGTGCTGACCGGACTGACGTCGGAGGCGGAGATCGACCGCTTCCCGTTCCGCCCGTCCAAGATCGTCAAGTCGATCGCGGACATCGTCGACCGCGTGTAG
- a CDS encoding class F sortase — MTAPSGSRPAGTGRLVTGVAWALLLLGLWLWGREVTEGPGGSSAPTTGDIAAVGRPLGVALPPARDPLAPVEPRRVEIPSLGITAPVVARGLDGTGAIDPPPYEMPHTVGWFGSGTRPGAAGPALLVGHVDTDTRPAVFYGLSAARPGAKVRVTRTDGSVAEFTVDDVQVYPREDFDARKVYGARDPHRAELRLITCGGTFDRTSNAYTANVVVSAYLTAATGS; from the coding sequence ATGACGGCGCCGTCCGGCTCCCGCCCGGCGGGCACCGGGCGACTCGTCACCGGTGTGGCCTGGGCGCTGCTGCTGCTCGGGCTCTGGCTCTGGGGCCGCGAGGTCACCGAGGGCCCCGGCGGCAGCTCGGCGCCGACCACCGGCGACATCGCCGCGGTCGGCCGCCCGCTCGGTGTCGCGCTGCCCCCGGCCAGGGACCCGCTCGCACCCGTCGAACCCCGACGGGTGGAGATCCCCTCCCTCGGCATCACCGCCCCCGTGGTGGCACGCGGCCTGGACGGCACGGGCGCGATCGACCCGCCGCCCTACGAGATGCCCCACACGGTCGGCTGGTTCGGCTCCGGCACCCGACCGGGCGCCGCGGGCCCGGCCCTGCTCGTCGGCCACGTCGACACCGACACCCGCCCGGCGGTCTTCTACGGCCTGAGCGCGGCCCGCCCCGGCGCCAAGGTCCGCGTCACCCGTACGGACGGATCGGTCGCCGAGTTCACGGTCGACGACGTCCAGGTCTACCCCCGGGAAGACTTCGACGCGCGCAAGGTCTACGGCGCGAGGGATCCCCACCGGGCGGAACTCCGCCTGATCACCTGCGGCGGCACGTTCGACCGCACGTCCAACGCCTACACGGCCAACGTGGTCGTCTCGGCCTACCTGACAGCAGCAACCGGC